A genomic region of Capra hircus breed San Clemente chromosome 19, ASM170441v1, whole genome shotgun sequence contains the following coding sequences:
- the GSG2 gene encoding serine/threonine-protein kinase haspin codes for MAASLPLPASGLFRTYGAAGGGRPRRRPGLAAVQWFPPQDRKRFFSSSSSDASSGGPSQSVVSDDPDDPDFPGSPVGQQRKRAGARLAKGRPSQIATPRRLRLRSRCPQKCSTPCGPLGPPSFPSGNPGCLSPDLSVCGQPRDGGELGTSASLFSSLASPGPGFPAPEDSICTDPSTFLDAASEAPSNFHLPEASLDQAPLPCSQDAATGGGRLTKLAHQAQASLRSALFSFLDSGNPEDSELRTDGKNLQEFCHDRELVGRRQESPGLSGRGKKRATDQDSCREIESQGSVHIEYEEARGCKGGIAPGKNNWPERTRLSRKRKHQGTAETSLLHHCQVTKGQKMEDGSCVTQDLTRLQNACSWTKTRASFSFHKKKIVTAVSEVCSCITLASSLSESLVSEYSHHPVENRTSCALSPRHSSSMYLLTPLKTQQVTDKKTSDAEKLYGECNQVGPIPFSDYLSEEKLECCEKIGEGVFGEVFQTVANHTPVALKIIAIEGQDLVNGAHQKTFEEILPEIIISKELSLLSDETCNRTQGFIGLNSVHCVQGSYPPLLLQAWDHYHSTKGSANDRPDFFGEDQLFIVLEFEFGGIDLEQMRKKLSSIATAKSILHQITASLAVAEASLHFEHRDLHWGNVLLKKTSLKELHYTLNGKTSSIPTRGLQVNIIDYTLSRLERDGIVVFCDISGDEDLFTGQGDYQFEIYRLMRKENNNCWGEYHPYNNVLWLHYLTDKILNQMTFKSKHNTPALKRMKKQIQHFYQTMLNFSSATDLLCQHSLFK; via the coding sequence ATGGCGGCGTCACTCCCGCTACCCGCGAGTGGGCTCTTCCGAACGTACGGGGCAGCTGGCGGCGGGAGGCCGCGGCGGCGGCCGGGCCTGGCAGCCGTACAGTGGTTCCCGCCGCAGGACCGGAAGCGCTTcttcagcagcagtagcagtgacgCCAGCAGTGGCGGCCCCTCGCAGTCTGTCGTCTCCGACGATCCTGACGACCCCGACTTCCCCGGCAGCCCGGTGGGTCAGCAGCGGAAGCGCGCTGGCGCCCGACTCGCCAAGGGGCGGCCGAGTCAGATCGCGACCCCGAGACGCCTGAGGCTGCGATCGCGGTGCCCGCAGAAGTGCAGCACCCCCTGCGGCCCGCTAGGACCGCCGTCCTTTCCCAGCGGCAACCCGGGCTGCCTGAGCCCGGACCTCAGTGTGTGCGGCCAGCCCAGGGACGGCGGCGAGCTGGGCACCagtgcctccctgttcagctcTCTGGCCTCTCCCGGCCCCGGGTTCCCTGCGCCAGAAGACAGCATCTGTACCGACCCTTCCACCTTTCTGGATGCAGCCTCAGAAGCTCCGAGCAACTTCCACCTCCCAGAAGCCTCCCTGGACCAGGCACCCCTCCCCTGTTCCCAGGACGCAGCGACAGGAGGAGGCAGGCTCACCAAGTTGGCCCACCAAGCCCAGGCCAGCCTCAGGTCAGCTCTCTTTAGCTTTTTGGACTCAGGAAATCCTGAGGATTCCGAGCTTAGGACAGATGGGAAGAATTTGCAGGAGTTCTGCCATGACAGGGAActggtggggaggaggcaggagagcccAGGTTTATCAGGCAGGGGTAAGAAGAGGGCCACAGACCAGGACTCTTGTCGAGAGATTGAGTCTCAAGGGTCTGTCCATATAGAATACGAGGAGGCCCGTGGGTGCAAGGGTGGAATCGCACCTGGGAAAAACAACTGGCCTGAGAGAACCAGGCTAAGCCGAAAAAGGAAGCATCAAGGGACAGCAGAAACCTCCCTCCTCCATCACTGCCAGGTTACAAAAGGCCAAAAGATGGAAGACGGTTCATGTGTCACCCAGGACCTGACTCGTTTACAGAATGCCTGCTCTTGGACCAAAACCAGAGCCTCCTTCAGTTTCCACAAGAAGAAGATCGTGACAGCTGTGTCTGAAGTGTGCAGCTGCATCACCCTGGCCAGTTCTCTGTCTGAGTCCCTCGTATCAGAATATTCACACCACCCTGTTGAGAACAGAACAAGCTGTGCTCTGTCCCCCCGGCACTCCTCCTCTATGTATTTGCTAACCCCCTTAAAGACACAGCAGGTCACAGACAAAAAGACATCTGATGCAGAAAAGCTTTATGGAGAATGCAATCAGGTGGGTCCCATCCCCTTCAGCGACTACCTCTCCGAAGAAAAACTAGAATGCTGTGAGAAGATTGGAGAAGGGGTATTTGGTGAGGTGTTTCAAACAGTTGCTAACCACACACCTGTAGCCCTAAAAATCATTGCTATCGAAGGACAGGACTTAGTCAATGGAGCTCACCAGAAAACTTTTGAGGAAATCCTGCCAGAAATCATCATCTCCAAAGAGCTGAGCCTCTTGTCTGATGAGACATGCAACCGCACACAAGGCTTCATTGGGCTGAACTCAGTACACTGCGTTCAAGGATCTTACCCTCCCTTGCTCCTCCAAGCCTGGGATCACTATCACTCAACCAAAGGGTCTGCAAACGACCGGCCTGACTTTTTCGGGGAAGACCAGCTCTTCATCGTGCTGGAATTTGAGTTTGGAGGGATCGACCTAGAGCAAATGAGAAAGAAGCTGTCCTCCATTGCCACTGCCAAGAGTATTCTGCACCAGATCACCGCTTCCCTTGCCGTGGCTGAGGCCTCACTGCACTTTGAGCACCGAGACTTGCACTGGGGGAACGTGCTCTTAAAGAAGACCAGCCTCAAAGAGCTCCATTATACCCTCAATGGAAAGACAAGCTCCATCCCCACCCGAGGGCTGCAAGTCAACATCATCGACTACACCCTGTCCCGCTTGGAGCGGGATGGTATTGTGGTTTTCTGTGACATCTCCGGGGACGAGGACCTGTTTACGGGACAAGGCGACTACCAGTTTGAGATCTACAGGCTgatgaggaaagaaaacaacaactgCTGGGGTGAATACCACCCTTATAACAACGTGCTCTGGCTACATTACCTTACAGATAAGATCCTGAATCAGATGACCTTCAAGTCCAAACATAACACCCCCGCCTTGAAGCGAATGAAGAAACAGATCCAGCATTTCTATCAGACTATGCTGAACTTCAGCTCTGCCACGGACCTGCTCTGCCAGCACAGTCTGTTTAAGTAA